A part of Microbacterium terregens genomic DNA contains:
- a CDS encoding aminotransferase class I/II-fold pyridoxal phosphate-dependent enzyme, producing MQEVPGAWRRTARGAGLLAPDGSARPTIFAEMSALAARTGAINLGQGFPDEDGPPEVLEVARAAIANGVNQYPPGRGMPDLLLAIAEHQHRFYGLDLDPQRNVLVTAGATEALAAALLALIDGPQDEVVVFEPYYDSYAAVVALTGARLVTVPLRWPHFQPDLEELRAAVTDRTRVILVNDPHNPTGAVFSRELQDEVVRLAHLHDALIITDEVYEHLVFDGPHVPIASLPGAWERTLTISSCGKTFSVTGWKIGWITGPARLIDAVLAVKQFLTYVNGAPFQPAIATGLRMPDAFFGEISRTLRDKRDLLGSGLRSAGFDVSLAAGSYFTIADAASLGATDADEFCRALPERVGVVAIPLTAFVTPERRTEYATLVRFAACKRVAVLEDAAVRLAALAA from the coding sequence ATGCAAGAAGTTCCAGGAGCGTGGCGCCGCACGGCGAGGGGCGCAGGCCTGCTCGCTCCCGACGGTTCGGCCCGTCCCACCATCTTCGCCGAGATGTCGGCCCTGGCGGCACGAACCGGGGCAATCAACCTCGGCCAGGGCTTTCCCGATGAAGACGGTCCGCCCGAAGTGCTCGAGGTGGCGCGAGCGGCGATCGCCAATGGCGTGAACCAGTACCCGCCCGGCCGCGGCATGCCGGATCTGCTGCTGGCGATCGCGGAGCATCAGCATCGCTTCTATGGGCTGGATCTCGACCCGCAGCGCAACGTGCTCGTGACGGCGGGCGCGACCGAGGCGCTGGCCGCCGCGCTGCTCGCCCTCATCGACGGACCGCAGGACGAGGTCGTCGTCTTCGAACCGTATTACGACTCGTACGCGGCGGTCGTCGCGCTCACCGGCGCCCGGCTCGTGACGGTGCCGCTGCGGTGGCCGCACTTCCAGCCCGACCTCGAAGAGCTGCGCGCCGCTGTGACGGACCGCACGCGGGTGATCCTCGTCAACGATCCGCACAACCCCACCGGGGCTGTCTTCAGCCGGGAGCTGCAGGACGAAGTCGTGCGTCTCGCGCATCTCCACGACGCGCTCATCATCACCGACGAGGTCTACGAGCACCTCGTCTTCGACGGACCGCACGTGCCGATCGCATCACTGCCCGGCGCATGGGAGCGCACCCTCACGATCTCGTCGTGCGGCAAGACCTTCTCGGTGACCGGGTGGAAGATCGGCTGGATCACCGGACCCGCCCGCCTGATCGACGCCGTGCTGGCCGTGAAGCAGTTCCTCACCTACGTCAACGGCGCCCCGTTCCAGCCGGCCATCGCCACCGGGTTGCGCATGCCCGATGCCTTCTTCGGTGAGATCTCGCGGACTCTCCGAGACAAACGGGACCTGCTCGGCAGCGGCCTTCGATCGGCGGGCTTCGATGTCTCGCTCGCTGCGGGTTCGTACTTCACGATTGCGGATGCCGCTTCCCTGGGCGCAACGGATGCCGATGAGTTCTGTCGTGCGCTCCCGGAACGGGTGGGGGTCGTCGCGATTCCCTTGACCGCGTTCGTCACGCCGGAGCGGCGCACGGAGTATGCCACGCTCGTGCGGTTCGCCGCGTGCAAGCGCGTTGCGGTCCTGGAGGACGCTGCTGTTCGCCTGGCTGCTCTCGCCGCCTGA
- the crtI gene encoding phytoene desaturase family protein: protein MADDQKGAAIVIGAGIAGLATAALLGAEGWEVTILEARDEVGGRAGSWEHEGFRFDTGPSWYLMPEVFDHFFRLLGTSAARELDLVRLDPAYRVYSEPSAERTLPPTDVRSGRDAATALFEEIEPGAGAKLDVYLDSAADAYELSVSRFLYDTYETTAGLRDPVLLRRAGQLAPLLTRSLASHVERRFTDPRLRQILGYPAVFLGGSPYGVPSLYHLMSHLDLDDGVLYPRGGFTEVIAAVKRLALANGATIQTGCEVVEITTTDAAATGVRLSDGRHIAAPLVVSTADLHHTETALLPPDLQTYPEKWWAKRTPSPGALLLLLGVDGELPQLAHHTLLFAEDWRSNFEDIFQEPSRIPAPASLYVCRPSATDPNVAPPGHENLFVLVPIPADPTIGRGGFDGDGDAAVETAADRVIQQISEWCGIPDLADRIVVRRTIAPGDFAADLHAWRGNALGLAHTLGQSAMFRPRNASRKVRGLSYAGGSALPGIGLPMCLISAELVLKRLRGDRTPGPLPEPARV, encoded by the coding sequence ATGGCTGACGACCAGAAGGGCGCCGCCATCGTGATCGGTGCCGGGATCGCGGGGCTGGCAACGGCCGCGCTGCTCGGCGCGGAGGGCTGGGAGGTGACCATTCTCGAGGCACGGGATGAAGTCGGCGGGCGCGCCGGATCCTGGGAGCACGAGGGCTTCCGCTTCGACACCGGGCCGAGCTGGTACCTCATGCCCGAGGTCTTCGACCACTTCTTCCGGCTGCTGGGCACGTCCGCCGCACGCGAGCTGGATCTCGTCCGCCTGGACCCGGCCTATCGCGTGTACAGCGAGCCTTCTGCCGAGCGCACCCTCCCGCCGACGGACGTCCGTTCCGGGCGGGATGCCGCGACCGCACTGTTCGAGGAGATCGAGCCGGGCGCGGGCGCCAAGCTCGATGTGTATCTGGACTCGGCCGCCGACGCCTACGAGCTGTCGGTGTCGCGGTTCCTCTACGACACCTACGAGACGACGGCCGGCCTGCGCGACCCCGTGCTTCTGCGCCGCGCCGGCCAACTCGCCCCCCTGCTCACGCGTTCGCTCGCCAGCCATGTCGAGCGCCGGTTCACCGACCCGCGGTTGCGCCAGATCCTCGGCTACCCGGCGGTGTTCCTCGGCGGCTCGCCGTACGGCGTGCCCAGCCTCTACCACCTCATGAGTCACCTCGACCTCGACGACGGCGTGCTCTACCCGCGCGGCGGATTCACCGAGGTGATCGCGGCGGTGAAACGACTGGCGCTCGCGAACGGCGCGACGATCCAGACCGGTTGCGAGGTCGTCGAGATCACCACGACGGATGCCGCGGCCACCGGAGTCCGTCTCTCCGACGGTCGCCACATCGCGGCGCCGCTGGTGGTGTCCACGGCCGACCTGCATCACACCGAGACGGCGCTCCTGCCCCCGGATCTGCAGACCTACCCCGAGAAATGGTGGGCGAAGCGGACACCCAGCCCCGGCGCGCTCCTGCTGCTCCTCGGCGTGGACGGCGAGCTGCCGCAGCTGGCTCATCACACGCTGCTGTTCGCCGAGGACTGGCGGTCCAACTTCGAGGACATCTTCCAGGAGCCGAGCCGGATCCCGGCACCCGCGTCGCTGTACGTGTGCCGGCCCAGCGCCACGGACCCGAACGTGGCCCCGCCGGGTCACGAGAACCTGTTCGTCCTGGTGCCGATCCCCGCCGATCCGACGATCGGGCGCGGCGGGTTCGACGGCGACGGCGACGCCGCGGTCGAGACGGCCGCGGACCGCGTGATCCAGCAGATCTCCGAGTGGTGCGGCATCCCGGACCTCGCCGATCGCATCGTCGTGCGGCGCACGATCGCCCCGGGCGACTTCGCCGCCGACCTGCACGCCTGGCGCGGCAACGCGCTGGGACTCGCGCACACCCTGGGGCAGAGTGCGATGTTCCGGCCGCGGAATGCGTCCCGCAAGGTCCGCGGGCTCTCTTACGCCGGGGGGTCCGCCCTTCCCGGCATCGGCCTGCCGATGTGCCTCATCTCCGCTGAACTGGTCCTCAAGCGCCTCCGCGGCGACCGCACCCCCGGCCCACTGCCAGAGCCGGCAAGGGTGTGA
- a CDS encoding lycopene cyclase domain-containing protein → MPGIYLTAILVSAAGIAALDARWRLAAWRSPGRTAAAIALGTAFFLAWDAVGIATGVFVKGDSPLLLGVDLAPELPIEEPFFLAFLCYLALVVWAAARRLPLLREDRRTLEETGA, encoded by the coding sequence GTGCCCGGGATCTATCTGACTGCGATCCTCGTCTCAGCCGCCGGCATCGCCGCGCTCGACGCGCGGTGGCGCCTGGCCGCGTGGCGGTCCCCCGGCCGCACTGCGGCGGCCATCGCACTCGGGACGGCGTTCTTCCTGGCGTGGGATGCGGTGGGCATCGCGACCGGCGTGTTCGTGAAGGGCGACAGTCCGCTGCTGCTCGGAGTCGACCTGGCCCCCGAGCTGCCGATCGAGGAGCCGTTCTTCCTGGCGTTCCTGTGCTATCTCGCGCTCGTTGTCTGGGCAGCTGCCCGCCGCCTGCCGCTGCTGCGCGAGGACAGGCGAACCCTCGAGGAGACCGGCGCGTGA
- a CDS encoding carbon-nitrogen hydrolase family protein, with amino-acid sequence MTAPGSETTAIAVAQFAPSADKLANLALIEQLVATASGRGASLVVFPEYSSYFVDPFDDSLAENAEELTGPFVRALTELASEHALHIVAGLLERATDGRRVRNTVVAVDATGVVATYRKLHLYDAFGQRESDWVEAGDLVPPETFDLGGLRFGLMTCYDLRFPEVGRTLADAGADVFLVPAEWVRGPLKEHHWRTLVHARAIENTVFVAAADHPPPLGVGNSMIVDPQGVEIAAVGTATDVVVAHLDRDAVQRVRRVNPALRLRRMGVVPRE; translated from the coding sequence GTGACCGCGCCGGGCTCGGAGACGACGGCCATCGCCGTCGCCCAGTTCGCGCCCAGCGCGGACAAGCTGGCGAATCTCGCGCTCATCGAGCAGCTCGTCGCCACCGCGTCCGGTCGGGGCGCCTCCCTCGTGGTGTTCCCCGAATACTCGAGCTACTTCGTCGACCCGTTCGACGATTCGCTCGCCGAGAACGCCGAGGAGCTGACCGGCCCCTTCGTCCGTGCGCTCACCGAGCTCGCGTCCGAGCACGCGCTGCACATCGTCGCCGGGCTCCTCGAGCGTGCCACCGACGGCCGTCGCGTGCGCAACACGGTCGTCGCGGTGGATGCGACGGGCGTCGTGGCGACCTATCGCAAGCTCCACCTCTATGACGCGTTCGGTCAGCGCGAATCCGACTGGGTCGAGGCCGGTGACCTCGTTCCGCCCGAGACCTTCGACCTCGGCGGCCTGCGGTTCGGACTCATGACCTGCTACGACCTGCGATTCCCCGAGGTCGGCCGGACGCTGGCCGACGCCGGAGCCGACGTGTTCCTCGTCCCTGCGGAGTGGGTGCGCGGTCCTCTCAAAGAGCACCACTGGCGCACCCTGGTGCATGCCCGCGCGATCGAGAACACCGTCTTCGTCGCCGCGGCAGACCACCCGCCGCCCCTCGGCGTCGGCAACTCGATGATCGTGGACCCGCAGGGCGTGGAGATCGCCGCGGTCGGCACGGCGACCGACGTCGTCGTCGCGCATCTCGACAGGGACGCGGTTCAGCGGGTGCGTCGGGTCAATCCGGCGCTGCGCCTGCGCCGCATGGGGGTCGTGCCGCGCGAGTAA
- a CDS encoding MarR family winged helix-turn-helix transcriptional regulator — protein MAESSHDQVVTDVLQGVRALSDAMDRMHSGMKGDMEMNSTDLAALRMLIVREGRGEAVSPHEVASHLRISTASTTKLLDRLTRSGHIERRPHPSDGRARIVVLTDESRSTFFRHFGERLRVMRGVAARYDEEELAVIARFLAELSDALDPR, from the coding sequence TTGGCTGAATCATCGCACGATCAGGTCGTCACGGACGTCTTGCAGGGCGTTCGCGCGCTCAGCGACGCCATGGATCGCATGCACAGCGGCATGAAGGGCGACATGGAGATGAACTCCACCGACCTCGCCGCCCTGCGCATGCTGATCGTTCGCGAAGGGCGCGGCGAGGCGGTCAGTCCCCACGAGGTCGCGAGCCATCTGCGGATCTCCACCGCGTCGACGACGAAGCTGCTGGACCGCCTCACCAGATCCGGGCACATCGAACGACGACCACATCCCAGCGACGGCCGAGCGCGAATCGTCGTTCTGACGGACGAGTCACGCAGCACCTTCTTCCGCCACTTCGGAGAACGTCTCCGGGTGATGCGCGGAGTGGCGGCGCGCTACGACGAGGAAGAGTTGGCGGTGATCGCCAGATTCCTCGCCGAGCTCAGCGACGCGCTGGATCCGCGATAG
- a CDS encoding DUF6328 family protein: MHAARDTDQHDLQDGRDETPEERADRNWNEVLQELRVMQTGTQILTGFLLALAFQPAFADLDADQRVFYLALIVLSALTSIVALAPVAVHRFLFQRRAKAKVVAYGHAALVTAFVTVSILLVGVVGFVFDVVVDRPAAIVAILALTAVVLALWVVGPAMIRAKLGNGVDQ, from the coding sequence ATGCACGCCGCGCGAGACACCGACCAGCACGACCTGCAGGACGGACGCGACGAAACGCCCGAAGAACGCGCCGATCGCAATTGGAATGAGGTGCTCCAAGAGCTGCGCGTCATGCAGACCGGAACCCAGATCCTGACCGGATTCCTGCTGGCCCTGGCTTTCCAGCCCGCGTTCGCCGACCTCGACGCCGACCAGCGCGTCTTCTACCTGGCGCTCATCGTGCTCTCCGCTCTCACCTCGATCGTTGCCCTGGCCCCGGTCGCGGTCCACCGATTCCTCTTCCAGCGGCGCGCGAAGGCCAAGGTCGTCGCATACGGCCACGCCGCACTGGTCACTGCCTTCGTGACGGTATCGATTCTGCTCGTCGGAGTCGTCGGCTTCGTCTTCGACGTCGTGGTCGACCGGCCGGCGGCGATCGTCGCGATCCTGGCCTTGACCGCCGTCGTCCTGGCCCTGTGGGTCGTCGGCCCTGCGATGATACGGGCGAAGCTCGGCAACGGGGTGGACCAGTGA
- a CDS encoding polyprenyl synthetase family protein, whose product MISPATRAAIDDTIDGSLSRLRRRAIDLGGGFQELADAIGRATGGGKRTRPALVAASFQAFDGDPADSSALYSIAAAFELLHTAFVVHDDVIDHDTVRRGIPNVAGEFRARARARGADAEDAALVGDAAAILAGDLLLHEASRLVALADVPADVRAGLYGLLDEAMYVSAAGELADVEHAVMPDYAEAEAVFDATFNKTAVYSFSAPLCAGALLAGAPPEALAALETEGGRLGLAFQLVDDLIGAFGSAEQAGRDEGGDLRESKRTPLIELARQTPSWARVNDALALAYTGPIAVREAQLALEESGARRSVRTLIDDTLGEVRAAVEAPAFPPAARSLLRELADRVQERIP is encoded by the coding sequence ATGATCTCCCCTGCCACTCGCGCAGCCATCGACGACACGATCGATGGGTCGCTGAGCAGGCTGCGCCGGCGCGCGATCGACCTCGGCGGCGGCTTCCAAGAGCTCGCCGACGCGATCGGCCGCGCCACCGGGGGGGGCAAGCGCACCCGTCCGGCGTTGGTGGCGGCATCCTTCCAGGCATTCGACGGAGATCCGGCAGATTCCTCCGCGCTCTATTCCATCGCGGCGGCGTTCGAACTGCTGCACACGGCATTCGTCGTGCACGACGACGTCATCGACCACGACACGGTGCGCCGCGGCATCCCGAACGTGGCCGGAGAGTTCCGTGCGCGCGCTCGCGCGCGGGGTGCGGATGCCGAGGACGCTGCGCTCGTCGGCGACGCGGCGGCGATCCTGGCGGGCGATCTGCTGCTGCACGAGGCGTCCCGATTGGTCGCTCTGGCGGACGTCCCCGCCGACGTCCGGGCGGGCCTTTACGGGCTGCTCGACGAAGCGATGTACGTCTCCGCCGCCGGCGAGCTCGCCGACGTCGAGCACGCCGTCATGCCGGACTATGCAGAGGCCGAGGCGGTCTTCGACGCGACGTTCAACAAGACGGCGGTGTACTCCTTCAGCGCTCCGCTCTGCGCGGGCGCGCTGCTGGCCGGGGCACCCCCGGAGGCGCTCGCTGCGCTGGAGACCGAGGGCGGTCGGCTCGGGCTGGCCTTCCAGCTCGTCGACGACCTCATCGGCGCGTTCGGATCGGCCGAGCAGGCCGGACGCGACGAGGGAGGCGACCTCCGCGAATCCAAGCGCACGCCGCTGATCGAGCTCGCGCGCCAGACGCCGTCCTGGGCCCGGGTGAACGACGCGCTGGCGTTGGCCTACACGGGGCCGATCGCGGTGCGAGAGGCGCAGCTCGCTCTCGAGGAGAGCGGTGCCCGGCGGAGTGTGCGCACGCTGATCGACGACACGCTCGGCGAGGTCCGCGCAGCCGTGGAGGCTCCGGCGTTCCCGCCCGCGGCCCGTTCGCTGCTGCGTGAACTGGCGGACCGCGTGCAGGAGCGCATTCCGTGA
- a CDS encoding lycopene cyclase domain-containing protein, giving the protein MTYLLIVAPFVVATAIVTLATVRRPHFARRMAASGICALALLALTAVFDNVMIAAGLFTYPPEHLSGVRIGLAPLEDFSYPLCAAFLVPAVFTLLTRRTRVEATA; this is encoded by the coding sequence GTGACGTACCTGCTCATCGTGGCGCCCTTCGTCGTCGCCACTGCGATCGTCACGCTGGCCACGGTGCGACGCCCGCACTTCGCGCGGAGAATGGCGGCGTCCGGCATCTGCGCACTCGCCCTTCTCGCCCTCACCGCGGTGTTCGACAATGTCATGATCGCCGCCGGCCTGTTCACCTACCCTCCCGAGCACCTGAGCGGCGTGCGCATCGGCCTGGCGCCCCTGGAGGACTTCTCCTACCCCCTCTGTGCGGCCTTCCTGGTGCCCGCGGTCTTCACGCTGCTGACCCGGCGCACCCGCGTCGAGGCGACGGCATGA
- a CDS encoding phytoene/squalene synthase family protein produces the protein MSHEPTGLAVYDKTAEDAAAAVISSYSTSFGLATRLLGPRPRPHVRNVYALVRIADEIVDGPATAAGLDSVAVAAVLDELETEAIAAIERGFSSNLVVHAFARTARECGIGEALIEPFFRSMRTDLLTTRHDGASHDDYVYGSAEVVGLMCLQVFVNAGARHPTVPDADLVDGARRLGAAFQDVNFLRDQHHDEDALGRDYLGLASGGATRAHVLDRIDADLAAAAAVIPRLPADSRRAVTAAHDLFASLSTRLRRESASTARVRVPDPVKAALAARAWLGFAPRSGAPRA, from the coding sequence GTGAGCCACGAGCCGACCGGGCTGGCCGTGTACGACAAGACGGCCGAGGATGCCGCGGCCGCAGTGATCTCCTCCTACTCCACGTCCTTCGGCTTGGCGACGCGCCTCCTCGGCCCGCGACCGAGGCCGCACGTGCGCAACGTCTACGCTCTGGTGCGCATCGCCGACGAGATCGTGGACGGGCCCGCCACTGCGGCAGGACTGGATTCCGTCGCGGTGGCCGCGGTCCTGGACGAACTCGAAACGGAGGCGATCGCGGCGATCGAACGCGGCTTCAGCTCCAATCTCGTCGTGCATGCCTTCGCCCGCACGGCGCGCGAATGCGGCATCGGCGAGGCGCTGATCGAGCCGTTCTTCCGCTCGATGCGCACCGACCTGCTCACCACTCGTCACGACGGGGCCTCGCACGACGACTACGTGTACGGCTCTGCCGAGGTGGTCGGGCTGATGTGCCTTCAGGTCTTCGTCAACGCCGGAGCGCGGCATCCCACCGTTCCCGATGCGGATCTCGTCGACGGAGCCCGACGCCTCGGTGCCGCCTTCCAGGACGTCAATTTCCTGCGCGACCAGCACCACGACGAAGACGCACTGGGTCGCGACTATCTGGGTCTGGCGTCCGGCGGGGCCACGCGAGCTCACGTTCTGGATCGCATCGACGCCGACCTCGCCGCTGCGGCGGCCGTGATCCCGCGGCTGCCCGCCGACAGCCGTCGCGCAGTGACCGCGGCTCACGATCTGTTCGCGTCGCTGTCCACCCGGCTGCGCCGGGAATCGGCATCCACCGCGCGCGTGCGCGTCCCCGACCCTGTGAAGGCGGCCCTCGCCGCCCGCGCCTGGCTGGGTTTCGCACCGCGGTCCGGTGCCCCACGAGCATGA
- the idi gene encoding isopentenyl-diphosphate Delta-isomerase, protein MIDVDHVVLLDDEGRAIGTAPKSSVHGTDTALHLAFSCHVMNDRGQILVTRRALGKTTWPGVWSNSFCGHPRPAEPVINAVQRRAEYELGITLADIELALPLFRYRAVDASGIVEHEVCPVYIARTATEPVLNPLEVSEAKWVDPHDLGTSLTATPWAFSPWLVLQAQQLHLFDSEPALPRRRAS, encoded by the coding sequence ATGATCGATGTTGACCACGTGGTTCTCCTGGACGACGAGGGCCGAGCAATCGGCACCGCACCCAAGAGCAGTGTGCACGGCACCGACACCGCGCTGCACCTCGCGTTCTCGTGTCATGTGATGAACGACCGCGGACAGATACTGGTCACTCGTCGAGCCCTCGGAAAGACGACGTGGCCGGGGGTCTGGAGCAACTCGTTCTGCGGGCACCCCCGGCCGGCCGAGCCGGTGATCAACGCCGTGCAGCGCCGCGCCGAGTACGAGCTGGGCATCACGCTGGCCGATATCGAGCTGGCGCTGCCGCTGTTCCGCTACCGCGCCGTGGACGCGAGTGGCATCGTCGAGCACGAGGTCTGCCCCGTCTACATCGCCCGCACGGCGACGGAACCCGTTCTGAACCCGTTGGAGGTCAGCGAGGCCAAGTGGGTCGACCCGCACGATCTGGGCACCTCTCTGACGGCCACCCCGTGGGCGTTCAGCCCATGGCTGGTCCTGCAGGCGCAGCAGCTGCACCTCTTCGACTCCGAACCCGCACTCCCCCGGCGACGGGCGTCATGA